DNA from bacterium:
CACCCCGGAGCGGGGCGAGGCGGGATTCGAGGAGGCCCGGGACCGCCTGATCCGCCTCACGGACGGGTGTTGGGTAATCCTCTACTTCGACAAGGTCGTCTACGACAAGTACGGCCGCGTGCTGGGTTACCCCGTGGTGGACGGCGTCGAGGTCTGCCCGCTCCTGGTTTACGAGGGGCTGGCGGTGCCTTACATCATCCCGCCCAACGAGCGCTTCCGGGACCGGATCGAGGCCGCCGCCCGGGGGGAGGAACCGGCGGGATTCGTGCTCGATTGACCGTAGGGGCGACCCGTAGGACGAGTCCTCTGTGGTCGCCCGCGGGCGGGGACAGAGCCCCGCCCCTACGGTTGTCGGCACGACCCCTTTGTGATATACTCCTCTCATCAATCCGACGGCCGGCGTTCATTTTCTTCCGGGAAAGGACCGCGCCATGCGCATGAGCGATGAGGTCTTCAAGAAGTTCGGCAAGACCTTCAAGAAGGGCGAGGTTATCTGCAAAGAGGGCGACATCGGGAATGAGATGTACATCATCCACTCCGGCAAGGTCGCCATCACCAAGATGAGCCGCGACGTGGAGACCACCCTGGCGGTGCTCACCGACGGCGAGTTCTTCGGCGAGATGGCCATCATAGACAACCAGCCCCGCTCCGCCACGGCCAAGGCCATGGAGGACGCCAGCGTAATCGTCCTCTCCGCGGACATCTTCGAGTCCCAGATTTCCACCAACCCCAAGCTCATCATGCGCATCCTGCGCAAAATGTCCAACCGGCTGCGCGAGGCCGACCGCAAAATAAAGACCCTCCTCTACCGCGACAACTCCTCCCGCGTCACCGGGACGCTGATGCTCCTGACCCAGAAGCACGGCGAGCCCAAGGTCGGCGGGGGGATCAAGCTCGACAAGGAGTTTTCCATCAAGGAGCTGGTAGGCATGGTCGGGCTGCCCAAGCCCAAGGTGGAGGAGATTCTGGACACCCTGGTGCGCGCCCGGGTGCTGGAGATGAAGGGCGAGGAAATGACCGTCTACTCCATGGAGCACCTCGAGCGGTTCATGAACTACCTGGAGATGAAGGAGCAGTTCGGCGACGCATAGGGGCTGTATATGATTGAAATAGACGGGACCTGGAAGGGTCCCGTTTTTAATACCGACCGACACGATTCCCCCGCCCTTTTAGGGGAAGCCTGCTAGGCGCGGGCCGGGGCGTGAACCACATAAAACAAGGCGGGGCAATGAAGCCCCGCCCTTCGGATCCTACGACAAGGGGCTTAACCGAGCGTAGCCGTAGGGGCGGGGCTCTGTCCCCGCCCGCGGGCGACCGCAGAGGGTCGCCCCTACGGCAAAGGTCGCCGGTTAGAAGCTCGCCTTGATGGCGCCCCAG
Protein-coding regions in this window:
- a CDS encoding thermonuclease family protein yields the protein MEKEPKSHGRLIFGAILIVAAAAVILADVSCPQPQPEPGGSGEYYVERVVDGDTFVCAGIGKVRLLGIDTPERGEAGFEEARDRLIRLTDGCWVILYFDKVVYDKYGRVLGYPVVDGVEVCPLLVYEGLAVPYIIPPNERFRDRIEAAARGEEPAGFVLD
- a CDS encoding Crp/Fnr family transcriptional regulator: MRMSDEVFKKFGKTFKKGEVICKEGDIGNEMYIIHSGKVAITKMSRDVETTLAVLTDGEFFGEMAIIDNQPRSATAKAMEDASVIVLSADIFESQISTNPKLIMRILRKMSNRLREADRKIKTLLYRDNSSRVTGTLMLLTQKHGEPKVGGGIKLDKEFSIKELVGMVGLPKPKVEEILDTLVRARVLEMKGEEMTVYSMEHLERFMNYLEMKEQFGDA